One region of Bombus affinis isolate iyBomAffi1 chromosome 5, iyBomAffi1.2, whole genome shotgun sequence genomic DNA includes:
- the LOC126916686 gene encoding leucine-rich repeat-containing protein 20 isoform X2, producing MANAVTRVVLRCEDAQETNNLDLSECQLMQVPDAVYHLMRHTELKRCNLSGNVITKIPPKFAVKFSLITELNLSHNQMSKLPEELAELQALERLDISHNTFIALPPVTCRIPQLKRLLANNNSIIDIDVERLRHAPALEFIDLQANPLTARMHDLLSTLTRIKIELTPRQVEEWEDLTI from the exons ATGGCGAACGCCGTCACGAGAGTAGTGTTGCGCTGCGAGGATGCACAAGAAACTAACAATCTTG atCTGTCAGAATGCCAACTAATGCAGGTACCTGATGCAGTTTATCATTTAATGAGACACACAGAGTTAAAAAGATGTAATCTGTCAGGGAATGTGATAACAAAAATTCCACCAAAATTTGCAGTCAAGTTCTCTCTGATTACTG AACTGAACCTGAGTCATAATCAAATGAGTAAGCTACCAGAAGAACTTGCTGAATTGCAAGCTTTAGAAAGGTTGGATATATCGCATAATACATTCATTGCTTTGCCACCCGTTACATGTCGAATACCGCAACTCAAGCGGCTTCTTGCTAACAACAATTCAATCATTG ACATAGACGTTGAAAGACTCAGGCACGCTCCCGCGTTGGAATTTATTGATCTTCAAGCCAATCCATTAACGGCCAGGATGCACGATCTTCTAAGTACTTTAACTCGAATTAAAATTGAACTGACCCCTCGACAAGTCGAAGAATGGGAGGACCTCACTATTTGA
- the LOC126916683 gene encoding formin-binding protein 1-like isoform X4, giving the protein MSWGTELWDQYENLSLHTQKGIEFLERYGHFIRDRCAIEVEYAAKLRRLVKSYQPKKKEEEDYQYSPCRAFKMELNEVNDQAGQREVIAENLQANVLRELNILVKDFKEDRKKHLQEGARLMANLTGQIGNLERARKAYEKAFREAERAVENYQRADADLNLSRAEVEKQRMNMTLKTQQSEEAKTEYANQLQKTNDMQTLHYHTAMPEVFQHLQELDEKRIKNMRNYMLKSVEIERAVAPIIAQCLDGIEKAANEINEKKDTLLVIERYKSGFQPPGDFPFEDLSVAKTYDSNSQLSQPVMQPIHNHHLTAKGTVSGSKIKKRVGLFGIFSSNKEDCSDLPPNQRKKRLQQRLDEIQAKIQQETAARDGLMKMKGVYEQNPALGDPMSIEGQLNQSSNKLDKLGAELAKFQGYFEEAMRAGVSLSSPSQAPRKPTSNGSATRPLSSRRSSHSGGEESLSRSASDSSVSNANANQPIHKKSAPGTPQPSHGSTNSPESGLGESRTSLPGSGGEEYYVDEIDAQPPLGTCRALYPFDATSEGSIPMYDGEELYMIELDQGDGWTRVRRISQPIEGFVPTSYIECHLYNT; this is encoded by the exons GACCAGTACGAGAATCTGTCCCTGCACACGCAGAAAGGGATAGAGTTCCTGGAAAGGTATGGCCATTTCATTCGTGACCGATGCGCTATCGAGGTGGAATATGCTGCTAAACTCAG ACGTCTCGTGAAGAGCTATCAACCcaagaagaaggaggaggaggattATCA GTATAGTCCATGTCGAGCGTTCAAAATGGAGTTGAACGAGGTAAACGATCAGGCAGGACAGAGGGAAGTAATCGCAGAGAATCTACAGGCAAACGTGTTAAGGGAATTGAATATTCTCGTGAAGGATTTCAAGGAAGACCGTAAAAAGCACCTTCAAGAAGGCGCCAGATTAATGGCCAACCTGACCGGTCAAATTGGGAATCTGGAGCGTGCTAGGAAGGCTTACGAGAAAGCTTTCCGTGAGGCGGAAAGAGCAGTGGAAAATTATCAAAGGGCAGATGCTGATTTGAATCTCTCTAGAGCGGAA GTCGAAAAGCAGAGGATGAACATGACCTTAAAAACTCAGCAGAGTGAAGAAGCGAAAACCGAGTACGCGAATCAGTTGCAGAAAACAAACGACATGCAGACGTTGCATTATCACACGGCTATGCCAGAAGTGTTTCAACATCTGCAG GAACTTGACGAAAAGAGAATAAAAAACATGCGAAACTACATGCTAAAGTCTGTAGAAATAGAACGAGCAGTGGCTCCGATAATAGCTCAGTGTTTAGACGGTATCGAGAAAGCGGCAAACGAGATCAATGAGAAAAAAGACACGCTATTGGTAATCGAACGTTACAAAAGCGGCTTCCAGCCTCCGGGAGATTTTCCGTTCGAAGACCTTTCCGTGGCTAAAACGTATGACAGCAATAGTCAGTTGTCACAACCCGTGATGCAGCCGATACACAACCATCACCTGACAGCGAAGGGTACCGTTTCCGGTAGTAAAATCAAGAAGAGGGTTGGTCTGTTCGGCATATTCAGTAGCAATAAG GAGGACTGCAGCGATCTACCTCCGAATCAACGCAAGAAGAGATTACAACAAAGGCTGGATGAAATACAAGCAAAAATTCAGCAAGAAACCGCAGCTAGGGACGGCTTGATGAAGATGAAAGGCGTATACGAACAAAATCCTGCATTAGGTGATCCGATGAGCATAGAAGGACAATTGAATCAATCGAGCAACAAACTAGATAAACTTGGTGCAGAATTGGCAAAGTTCCAAGGTTATTTCGAAGAAGCAATGCGCGCCGGTGTCAGTTTATCCAG TCCGAGTCAAGCACCACGAAAACCGACTAGTAATGGTTCCGCAACAAGGCCGTTAAGTTCAAGAAGATCCAGTCATTCAGGAGGAGAGGAAAGTCTGTCAAGATCGGCGTCTGATTCAAGTGTAAGCAATGCGAACGCTAATCAACCAATACACAAGAAAAGTGCTCCGGGTACGCCGCAGCCGTCGCACGG TTCCACGAATAGCCCGGAATCTGGTCTTGGAGAATCGAGGACATCCCTTCCTGGTAGTGGCGGAGAAGAATATTACGTTGATGAAATTGATGCTCAACCGCCATTGGGAACGTGTAGGGCTCTTTATCCTTTCGATG cgACTAGCGAAGGTTCAATACCGATGTACGATGGAGAAGAATTATACATGATTGAATTAGATCAAGGGGATGGATGGACGCGTGTGCGTCGCATTTCACAACCAATCGAGGGCTTTGTACCTACATCTTACATAGAGTGTCATCTCTATAACACTTAG
- the LOC126916683 gene encoding formin-binding protein 1-like isoform X3: MSWGTELWDQYENLSLHTQKGIEFLERYGHFIRDRCAIEVEYAAKLRRLVKSYQPKKKEEEDYQYSPCRAFKMELNEVNDQAGQREVIAENLQANVLRELNILVKDFKEDRKKHLQEGARLMANLTGQIGNLERARKAYEKAFREAERAVENYQRADADLNLSRAEVEKQRMNMTLKTQQSEEAKTEYANQLQKTNDMQTLHYHTAMPEVFQHLQELDEKRIKNMRNYMLKSVEIERAVAPIIAQCLDGIEKAANEINEKKDTLLVIERYKSGFQPPGDFPFEDLSVAKTYDSNSQLSQPVMQPIHNHHLTAKGTVSGSKIKKRVGLFGIFSSNKNNVPGYGDGAKEDCSDLPPNQRKKRLQQRLDEIQAKIQQETAARDGLMKMKGVYEQNPALGDPMSIEGQLNQSSNKLDKLGAELAKFQGYFEEAMRAGVSLSSPSQAPRKPTSNGSATRPLSSRRSSHSGGEESLSRSASDSSVSNANANQPIHKKSAPGTPQPSHGSTNSPESGLGESRTSLPGSGGEEYYVDEIDAQPPLGTCRALYPFDATSEGSIPMYDGEELYMIELDQGDGWTRVRRISQPIEGFVPTSYIECHLYNT; the protein is encoded by the exons GACCAGTACGAGAATCTGTCCCTGCACACGCAGAAAGGGATAGAGTTCCTGGAAAGGTATGGCCATTTCATTCGTGACCGATGCGCTATCGAGGTGGAATATGCTGCTAAACTCAG ACGTCTCGTGAAGAGCTATCAACCcaagaagaaggaggaggaggattATCA GTATAGTCCATGTCGAGCGTTCAAAATGGAGTTGAACGAGGTAAACGATCAGGCAGGACAGAGGGAAGTAATCGCAGAGAATCTACAGGCAAACGTGTTAAGGGAATTGAATATTCTCGTGAAGGATTTCAAGGAAGACCGTAAAAAGCACCTTCAAGAAGGCGCCAGATTAATGGCCAACCTGACCGGTCAAATTGGGAATCTGGAGCGTGCTAGGAAGGCTTACGAGAAAGCTTTCCGTGAGGCGGAAAGAGCAGTGGAAAATTATCAAAGGGCAGATGCTGATTTGAATCTCTCTAGAGCGGAA GTCGAAAAGCAGAGGATGAACATGACCTTAAAAACTCAGCAGAGTGAAGAAGCGAAAACCGAGTACGCGAATCAGTTGCAGAAAACAAACGACATGCAGACGTTGCATTATCACACGGCTATGCCAGAAGTGTTTCAACATCTGCAG GAACTTGACGAAAAGAGAATAAAAAACATGCGAAACTACATGCTAAAGTCTGTAGAAATAGAACGAGCAGTGGCTCCGATAATAGCTCAGTGTTTAGACGGTATCGAGAAAGCGGCAAACGAGATCAATGAGAAAAAAGACACGCTATTGGTAATCGAACGTTACAAAAGCGGCTTCCAGCCTCCGGGAGATTTTCCGTTCGAAGACCTTTCCGTGGCTAAAACGTATGACAGCAATAGTCAGTTGTCACAACCCGTGATGCAGCCGATACACAACCATCACCTGACAGCGAAGGGTACCGTTTCCGGTAGTAAAATCAAGAAGAGGGTTGGTCTGTTCGGCATATTCAGTAGCAATAAG AATAATGTGCCTGGATACGGCGACGGTGCAAAGGAGGACTGCAGCGATCTACCTCCGAATCAACGCAAGAAGAGATTACAACAAAGGCTGGATGAAATACAAGCAAAAATTCAGCAAGAAACCGCAGCTAGGGACGGCTTGATGAAGATGAAAGGCGTATACGAACAAAATCCTGCATTAGGTGATCCGATGAGCATAGAAGGACAATTGAATCAATCGAGCAACAAACTAGATAAACTTGGTGCAGAATTGGCAAAGTTCCAAGGTTATTTCGAAGAAGCAATGCGCGCCGGTGTCAGTTTATCCAG TCCGAGTCAAGCACCACGAAAACCGACTAGTAATGGTTCCGCAACAAGGCCGTTAAGTTCAAGAAGATCCAGTCATTCAGGAGGAGAGGAAAGTCTGTCAAGATCGGCGTCTGATTCAAGTGTAAGCAATGCGAACGCTAATCAACCAATACACAAGAAAAGTGCTCCGGGTACGCCGCAGCCGTCGCACGG TTCCACGAATAGCCCGGAATCTGGTCTTGGAGAATCGAGGACATCCCTTCCTGGTAGTGGCGGAGAAGAATATTACGTTGATGAAATTGATGCTCAACCGCCATTGGGAACGTGTAGGGCTCTTTATCCTTTCGATG cgACTAGCGAAGGTTCAATACCGATGTACGATGGAGAAGAATTATACATGATTGAATTAGATCAAGGGGATGGATGGACGCGTGTGCGTCGCATTTCACAACCAATCGAGGGCTTTGTACCTACATCTTACATAGAGTGTCATCTCTATAACACTTAG
- the LOC126916683 gene encoding formin-binding protein 1-like isoform X1 — MSWGTELWDQYENLSLHTQKGIEFLERYGHFIRDRCAIEVEYAAKLRRLVKSYQPKKKEEEDYQYSPCRAFKMELNEVNDQAGQREVIAENLQANVLRELNILVKDFKEDRKKHLQEGARLMANLTGQIGNLERARKAYEKAFREAERAVENYQRADADLNLSRAEVEKQRMNMTLKTQQSEEAKTEYANQLQKTNDMQTLHYHTAMPEVFQHLQELDEKRIKNMRNYMLKSVEIERAVAPIIAQCLDGIEKAANEINEKKDTLLVIERYKSGFQPPGDFPFEDLSVAKTYDSNSQLSQPVMQPIHNHHLTAKGTVSGSKIKKRVGLFGIFSSNKKLIEVGIALKNNVPGYGDGAKEDCSDLPPNQRKKRLQQRLDEIQAKIQQETAARDGLMKMKGVYEQNPALGDPMSIEGQLNQSSNKLDKLGAELAKFQGYFEEAMRAGVSLSSPSQAPRKPTSNGSATRPLSSRRSSHSGGEESLSRSASDSSVSNANANQPIHKKSAPGTPQPSHGSTNSPESGLGESRTSLPGSGGEEYYVDEIDAQPPLGTCRALYPFDATSEGSIPMYDGEELYMIELDQGDGWTRVRRISQPIEGFVPTSYIECHLYNT, encoded by the exons GACCAGTACGAGAATCTGTCCCTGCACACGCAGAAAGGGATAGAGTTCCTGGAAAGGTATGGCCATTTCATTCGTGACCGATGCGCTATCGAGGTGGAATATGCTGCTAAACTCAG ACGTCTCGTGAAGAGCTATCAACCcaagaagaaggaggaggaggattATCA GTATAGTCCATGTCGAGCGTTCAAAATGGAGTTGAACGAGGTAAACGATCAGGCAGGACAGAGGGAAGTAATCGCAGAGAATCTACAGGCAAACGTGTTAAGGGAATTGAATATTCTCGTGAAGGATTTCAAGGAAGACCGTAAAAAGCACCTTCAAGAAGGCGCCAGATTAATGGCCAACCTGACCGGTCAAATTGGGAATCTGGAGCGTGCTAGGAAGGCTTACGAGAAAGCTTTCCGTGAGGCGGAAAGAGCAGTGGAAAATTATCAAAGGGCAGATGCTGATTTGAATCTCTCTAGAGCGGAA GTCGAAAAGCAGAGGATGAACATGACCTTAAAAACTCAGCAGAGTGAAGAAGCGAAAACCGAGTACGCGAATCAGTTGCAGAAAACAAACGACATGCAGACGTTGCATTATCACACGGCTATGCCAGAAGTGTTTCAACATCTGCAG GAACTTGACGAAAAGAGAATAAAAAACATGCGAAACTACATGCTAAAGTCTGTAGAAATAGAACGAGCAGTGGCTCCGATAATAGCTCAGTGTTTAGACGGTATCGAGAAAGCGGCAAACGAGATCAATGAGAAAAAAGACACGCTATTGGTAATCGAACGTTACAAAAGCGGCTTCCAGCCTCCGGGAGATTTTCCGTTCGAAGACCTTTCCGTGGCTAAAACGTATGACAGCAATAGTCAGTTGTCACAACCCGTGATGCAGCCGATACACAACCATCACCTGACAGCGAAGGGTACCGTTTCCGGTAGTAAAATCAAGAAGAGGGTTGGTCTGTTCGGCATATTCAGTAGCAATAAG AAGTTGATCGAGGTGGGCATAGCTTTGAAG AATAATGTGCCTGGATACGGCGACGGTGCAAAGGAGGACTGCAGCGATCTACCTCCGAATCAACGCAAGAAGAGATTACAACAAAGGCTGGATGAAATACAAGCAAAAATTCAGCAAGAAACCGCAGCTAGGGACGGCTTGATGAAGATGAAAGGCGTATACGAACAAAATCCTGCATTAGGTGATCCGATGAGCATAGAAGGACAATTGAATCAATCGAGCAACAAACTAGATAAACTTGGTGCAGAATTGGCAAAGTTCCAAGGTTATTTCGAAGAAGCAATGCGCGCCGGTGTCAGTTTATCCAG TCCGAGTCAAGCACCACGAAAACCGACTAGTAATGGTTCCGCAACAAGGCCGTTAAGTTCAAGAAGATCCAGTCATTCAGGAGGAGAGGAAAGTCTGTCAAGATCGGCGTCTGATTCAAGTGTAAGCAATGCGAACGCTAATCAACCAATACACAAGAAAAGTGCTCCGGGTACGCCGCAGCCGTCGCACGG TTCCACGAATAGCCCGGAATCTGGTCTTGGAGAATCGAGGACATCCCTTCCTGGTAGTGGCGGAGAAGAATATTACGTTGATGAAATTGATGCTCAACCGCCATTGGGAACGTGTAGGGCTCTTTATCCTTTCGATG cgACTAGCGAAGGTTCAATACCGATGTACGATGGAGAAGAATTATACATGATTGAATTAGATCAAGGGGATGGATGGACGCGTGTGCGTCGCATTTCACAACCAATCGAGGGCTTTGTACCTACATCTTACATAGAGTGTCATCTCTATAACACTTAG
- the LOC126916683 gene encoding formin-binding protein 1-like isoform X2 encodes MSWGTELWDQYENLSLHTQKGIEFLERYGHFIRDRCAIEVEYAAKLRRLVKSYQPKKKEEEDYQYSPCRAFKMELNEVNDQAGQREVIAENLQANVLRELNILVKDFKEDRKKHLQEGARLMANLTGQIGNLERARKAYEKAFREAERAVENYQRADADLNLSRAEVEKQRMNMTLKTQQSEEAKTEYANQLQKTNDMQTLHYHTAMPEVFQHLQELDEKRIKNMRNYMLKSVEIERAVAPIIAQCLDGIEKAANEINEKKDTLLVIERYKSGFQPPGDFPFEDLSVAKTYDSNSQLSQPVMQPIHNHHLTAKGTVSGSKIKKRVGLFGIFSSNKKLIEVGIALKNNVPGYGDGAKEDCSDLPPNQRKKRLQQRLDEIQAKIQQETAARDGLMKMKGVYEQNPALGDPMSIEGQLNQSSNKLDKLGAELAKFQGYFEEAMRAGVSLSSPSQAPRKPTSNGSATRPLSSRRSSHSGGEESLSRSASDSSVSNANANQPIHKKSAPGTPQPSHGPESGLGESRTSLPGSGGEEYYVDEIDAQPPLGTCRALYPFDATSEGSIPMYDGEELYMIELDQGDGWTRVRRISQPIEGFVPTSYIECHLYNT; translated from the exons GACCAGTACGAGAATCTGTCCCTGCACACGCAGAAAGGGATAGAGTTCCTGGAAAGGTATGGCCATTTCATTCGTGACCGATGCGCTATCGAGGTGGAATATGCTGCTAAACTCAG ACGTCTCGTGAAGAGCTATCAACCcaagaagaaggaggaggaggattATCA GTATAGTCCATGTCGAGCGTTCAAAATGGAGTTGAACGAGGTAAACGATCAGGCAGGACAGAGGGAAGTAATCGCAGAGAATCTACAGGCAAACGTGTTAAGGGAATTGAATATTCTCGTGAAGGATTTCAAGGAAGACCGTAAAAAGCACCTTCAAGAAGGCGCCAGATTAATGGCCAACCTGACCGGTCAAATTGGGAATCTGGAGCGTGCTAGGAAGGCTTACGAGAAAGCTTTCCGTGAGGCGGAAAGAGCAGTGGAAAATTATCAAAGGGCAGATGCTGATTTGAATCTCTCTAGAGCGGAA GTCGAAAAGCAGAGGATGAACATGACCTTAAAAACTCAGCAGAGTGAAGAAGCGAAAACCGAGTACGCGAATCAGTTGCAGAAAACAAACGACATGCAGACGTTGCATTATCACACGGCTATGCCAGAAGTGTTTCAACATCTGCAG GAACTTGACGAAAAGAGAATAAAAAACATGCGAAACTACATGCTAAAGTCTGTAGAAATAGAACGAGCAGTGGCTCCGATAATAGCTCAGTGTTTAGACGGTATCGAGAAAGCGGCAAACGAGATCAATGAGAAAAAAGACACGCTATTGGTAATCGAACGTTACAAAAGCGGCTTCCAGCCTCCGGGAGATTTTCCGTTCGAAGACCTTTCCGTGGCTAAAACGTATGACAGCAATAGTCAGTTGTCACAACCCGTGATGCAGCCGATACACAACCATCACCTGACAGCGAAGGGTACCGTTTCCGGTAGTAAAATCAAGAAGAGGGTTGGTCTGTTCGGCATATTCAGTAGCAATAAG AAGTTGATCGAGGTGGGCATAGCTTTGAAG AATAATGTGCCTGGATACGGCGACGGTGCAAAGGAGGACTGCAGCGATCTACCTCCGAATCAACGCAAGAAGAGATTACAACAAAGGCTGGATGAAATACAAGCAAAAATTCAGCAAGAAACCGCAGCTAGGGACGGCTTGATGAAGATGAAAGGCGTATACGAACAAAATCCTGCATTAGGTGATCCGATGAGCATAGAAGGACAATTGAATCAATCGAGCAACAAACTAGATAAACTTGGTGCAGAATTGGCAAAGTTCCAAGGTTATTTCGAAGAAGCAATGCGCGCCGGTGTCAGTTTATCCAG TCCGAGTCAAGCACCACGAAAACCGACTAGTAATGGTTCCGCAACAAGGCCGTTAAGTTCAAGAAGATCCAGTCATTCAGGAGGAGAGGAAAGTCTGTCAAGATCGGCGTCTGATTCAAGTGTAAGCAATGCGAACGCTAATCAACCAATACACAAGAAAAGTGCTCCGGGTACGCCGCAGCCGTCGCACGG CCCGGAATCTGGTCTTGGAGAATCGAGGACATCCCTTCCTGGTAGTGGCGGAGAAGAATATTACGTTGATGAAATTGATGCTCAACCGCCATTGGGAACGTGTAGGGCTCTTTATCCTTTCGATG cgACTAGCGAAGGTTCAATACCGATGTACGATGGAGAAGAATTATACATGATTGAATTAGATCAAGGGGATGGATGGACGCGTGTGCGTCGCATTTCACAACCAATCGAGGGCTTTGTACCTACATCTTACATAGAGTGTCATCTCTATAACACTTAG